In Babesia bovis T2Bo chromosome 3, whole genome shotgun sequence, the genomic window ATCCATGAAACTAGGATGGAACAGTACCGTTGTATATTCTTTGTTTTTTCACCGTACGATTGGAAAGAAGTAAATATAGCCAACGCGCCTAATGCAGAgaacaaataaaatagTTCCATGGAATTATGACACATGCCAATAAATATTCCTACCGCATCAGGGCCATATCCGAACCTCTGCATGGCAAACGACGAACCCAGCAGGCACAAATTCAAAGGCTGCATCAAGCTGAGACCTTTCAAGAAATTGGCAGCATAATCTAAAAAATTTTGTTCCTTTTTGCCTTCTGCCATATTGTCGAGCCTTTATCACATCGGCCGCCTCTGAATACCCATCCCATAGGCATTGACTAGCTCTACATCATCACTAGCAGTGTATTAGCATTTACATTTAACACAGTCTCACGTATTAAGCTGTGCCCGTGATCCAAATGCCTATATGGTGGCATGACCATTCAGACACGGCTTAGAATATGGCTAGAAAATTGCACATTAGCCCGTACAGTAGCTGATAAAGTAGATCGCAAAGTAATAGTctagttttggtgaatatTAGCTGCTAAATTTGTACTCCCTCCCTATTACGGTATATGAAAAGTCACCCCCTAGGAatagtttatatacactaaATTCTTCTGGTTAAATTAGCTTCTCATATAAATACTTCAGTATACAGTGTTTTATAGCGCGTAATGTACATTATCGTGTATTTTGATATATGATGTGTACAAATGGTCTTGGATATTCAATAGCTTCATGTTACCGTTACACCCTTGCCATTGGTACGTATAAAGACTGTGATTAAATCATAATATCCAGTGTAAATGTCAATGGTTTTCTGTATTCATCTGGAAAATGCTTTTATCTGTTTCCATATGACTGTTGTCACACTGTATGTCTATGGTATTGGATCCAATGAGTTGCACATAATGGATTGAATTGTGATATTGTGTTGTCATTAGTGATTACTATGAGTTTTGTGCTCTGAGTGATAGTTGTTGATCCTGTTCTGTCTGTACCTGAAAGGGGTAATGTAGAAGGCAGTACCATGGCTAGGAGACTGCTGTCCTGAACCcctctatcaaatagaccaaccatgacaggtaggtcccggccatggctggactcaactggccatactgctggccactcaAAGGAGAGAGGTATGGACAACACTTATTAGTGCCACCACTAGCACTACTACAGCCAAATAGGGTCTTTAGGGAGCCATCCGTAGTGCTGTGATTGCatccaccaccactactactgtcacctacaccaccatgagtcactgtcagtggtactactccATTACTCTACATCACTACCCTCTACACTACCAGTGCGCGCCACCGTGACGGACACTGTCAGGTACTATCCTTGTGGCGCGCCCCTATAGCACTAGACCAGTACTACTCCCTGTATGTATACTTACCGTTCCACTTGGtcagtgcctggaccacTGCATCAGGACCACCACCAATAGACGCCATATGCAGTTTAGATTCCTTCTCGTATATCCCTAGGGCCTTGTTGACTCCCTCTCCACCACTGGCACTGTTTCCCCCAATATAGACTacatagtaatagaacccaaagaggtcacccagagtccgtggcaccgtgggagtaATACAGGCCAGTAGcctcagtagtaccactagggtgccactCTGGCACTTctctgggtcacagtagtactccagaaGCAGTGACAGTGTCCTGCCAGTGCAGTGGATAGGGTAAGTGGCTTTGCCTGCTACACGATGAGTCCACGTGACTACCGTGGCGCCCTTATGGAACTagggtgggacgtacctgcTTGAGCTCCTGTAAGTTGCTCTGTCTTATGGGTTCCAGTGGttaaatctgtgcataccatgagtcactattggttactgtggcgcccaaggggtgcccctagtgtatatatgcagTTCCTTAGGGGTGCCATATGGGagtggtatatacagtaGGGGTAGTATGTAGAgtagtggtatatatactagggGGACAATATAGAGtactgggacgtacctttgaagtggtttTCCTTTTTTTGAGTACCTCCAGTACCTGTTTCTGCTTGCCATCCCATTGGAACGGGACATAACTTGGGGTAATCCAACTCTTTCGTTCCAAAGTGACCCGGCAGATTATCATCCTTAGTGGTCCAATGCGTTTCAATAGGTGGATAATCATCCACACCTTTGCCCACTGTATCAAAACACACCAGTTTCCCTGGTCCATCACATAGGAATGACATCAATGGCGAGTCAGTGCTGGTGCTATCCATGCACTTACACTTTCCAGCAGCAcctgctacaccattacTCCATATGACTACTCCCTTTATTACTCACCTTGGGTCTCTGCAGTACAGCGCCAATCGTTTGTACTGCTACCACtcactccactaccatacctacaactatTCCAGCCCAGCACAGCTCCACTCTCCACTCCCACCTTGCAttgcttcctcaggaaatagagctggtagaagcagtggtagacatataccctcagttggtccaggcactgggcgggAGAGCCGTCCatctggaagccaaagagcccattggcgtacatcccatggagggggcctgCACATAGTGTTAgggagtggtactgctAGGGTACTTACCGAAATCCTTTACtgccaggtggtacccgccgtagcagacCTCACCTTCCTTGAGTTCTCCGTTGGCGGAAGCTGCCGGGGGAGCTGCCGATGCCTGGGCAGCATCCTTTCCTAGTTTACACCTCTTAGCGCTAGGGTTTTTCTTGTGTTCAGGGCACTTGTTAGTACTCTGAGCAGTACCagcactaccaccactactacctactacaccatgactccacatgactacccctagggcactgttgcgcccctggcgcccttataacagtgtctatatcacGTACCTTGTGCTGCCGGCTGTGCCTTGTCCACCTCCTTctctatggtcccctggatcccgatgaggaccagtgggcagtagccacaggcggccattaggtagtgggtaatatCCTTACGCTGGAGAGTGGTACTAGCCTTAGATGCACTGGTATCGTAGAGTTCTATCTGATCTACTGTTTCATTTGGTACTCCATCTTTTGGGGGATACTTGTGTTGCATCCTTGTCACCAATCCACAGTatccctgactatagggcagagcacttagccagtataggatttcaCGGATTGTTCGTGGGTGACGGGGTTTCCTAGAAGAGGGAGTTTCTTCTTTCTTAGTaggcgccgaaggcgccagCATGATCTTATTAGCCCCGGCACtacctgccctgaagtacccactggccaggatgtggagtaccaatagggggtagTCATTGcatatggattcagttTTATTGTCCTTCTTCAGTGCTTCCTTCGCCTTGTCATAGATAGTGCtatagtactcagctacactatctgggtcacattggtactactgaggAGGTGGTAACGTACTTTTGTCTGCGCCATTTTTGAATTCCTGCCACTTTATATCCGTTCCGGATAGTAACTTTTGCACAAACTCTCCATTTCCTTTAcctaccacaccataagtccacatgactaccctaggcagtacttacctCCACTACTGTcctgattcaacctatccaggtcatagcccatggccgccatgaatgagccgagatTCACAGTCTCATCGTGTAGATTACTATTGCTCCACCTCTCCTTGTTGCCACCACTCCCCTCCTTagttaggaaccccaactgactgagtccactccagatgagacatactgaccctaggaaaatacgggccaggaggtggacctctGTAGTACTGTCGGTAGTACTGCTACAATAACGTACCCTGGGCGGTTTTCACTAGGTCTGCAGGAGGACCTGCTAcaccactaccaccttTACCACCCACTGCACTACCAGCACTTCCACTTCCTCCGGCACCTACATCACCATTACTTCACATGATTACCAATGGGTACTTACCAGTGGTACCACTGACTATGTCAATCCATAAGGCTTTATCCTTCTTGTAGGCTGACTGGTAACATTTGTTGGAAGCGCTgtcactggtaccacacgTTTCACACTCGTGACTAGCAGTTCCACCGGAACAACAATTGGTAacaccaccaccagtaccACCAGCACATTTACACTTCTTCCCTATACCCTTACTCTCTCCACCTGctcccttaagacaacaaTCATCTCGCTCATCCttccacccaacccacttctgtagtcccagtgccaagtggtctatcagtgtctttatgacctcggtgccaccGGCGCAGGTACTACTGGCAGCCCTAGTGCCAGTGCTGCCACCACTaaggagtcccaggtcCTGGAGCACTGGTTGGGCAATGTCCTTCTCTTGCTCTAGGAGCAGGTCACTCCAGTACCTGTCAGGGTGTGGACCAGGGAACCCCGGGTCCTTggcgtcatacagtaggtccttcactgcTTTAGCGAGGTAGCACAGACAGTCTGTGTGGTCATGTGGGAGCTACTGGGTGTACTATTGACTTACGGAGTGCGTTGTCTTTCTTCtcattcttcttaccatccttaccagttaccctgaggacccagtcaatggcctccttcaggttggtgggagcctgGGTGAGGCTTTCATAGGGCTTCCAGCCAGTCTGAGCCATTATGTATCACCCCTTGGTgagagagtgtccagtagcactggtagtcagtggtagtgacTATCAGGGTGGAATCCAAGGGTGGTAGAGCGCGCCCTAAGGACGGTACTTCACAATGcccgttacagtggcgccCAGTGT contains:
- a CDS encoding variant erythrocyte surface antigen-1 beta subunit → MAQTGWKPYESLTQAPTNLKEAIDWVLRVTGKDGKKNEKKDNALHCLCYLAKAVKDLLYDAKDPGFPGPHPDRYWSDLLLEQEKDIAQPVLQDLGLLSGGSTGTRAASSTCAGGTEVIKTLIDHLALGLQKWVGWKDERDDCCLKGAGGESKGIGKKCKCAGGTGGGVTNCCSGGTASHECETCGTSDSASNKCYQSAYKKDKALWIDIVSGTTGAGGSGSAGSAVGGKGGSGVAGPPADLVKTAQEVHLLARIFLGSVCLIWSGLSQLGFLTKEGSGGNKERWSNSNLHDETVNLGSFMAAMGYDLDRLNQDSSGGKGNGEFVQKLLSGTDIKWQEFKNGADKNSVAEYYSTIYDKAKEALKKDNKTESICNDYPLLVLHILASGYFRAGSAGANKIMLAPSAPTKKEETPSSRKPRHPRTIREILYWLSALPYSQGYCGLVTRMQHKYPPKDGVPNETVDQIELYDTSASKASTTLQRKDITHYLMAACGYCPLVLIGIQGTIEKEVDKAQPAAQGSSGGSAGTAQSTNKCPEHKKNPSAKRCKLGKDAAQASAAPPAASANGELKEGEVCYGGYHLAVKDFGPLHGMYANGLFGFQMDGSPAQCLDQLRVYVYHCFYQLYFLRKQCKVGVESGAVLGWNSCRYGSGVSGSSTNDWRCTAETQGAAGKCKCMDSTSTDSPLMSFLCDGPGKLVCFDTVGKGVDDYPPIETHWTTKDDNLPGHFGTKELDYPKLCPVPMGWQAETGTGGTQKKENHFKDLTTGTHKTEQLTGAQAGKATYPIHCTGRTLSLLLEYYCDPEKCQSGTLVVLLRLLACITPTVPRTLGDLFGFYYYVVYIGGNSASGGEGVNKALGIYEKESKLHMASIGGGPDAVVQALTKWNGDSSSGGGCNHSTTDGSLKTLFGCSSASGGTNKCCPYLSPLSGQQYGQLSPAMAGTYLSWLVYLIEGFRTAVS